From a single Callithrix jacchus isolate 240 chromosome 5, calJac240_pri, whole genome shotgun sequence genomic region:
- the TP53TG5 gene encoding TP53-target gene 5 protein isoform X4, with protein sequence MSPSAKKRPKNSRVSKMHDEKPQDKTEQPVSKVIERNRLRMVLKNLSLLKLLKGSNRRIQELHNLAKRCWNSLLSVPKMLRISSGENSACNKVEQNKEEFQEVGCSKKELRSKRLESTEDSKKKEYKEWKPQVQSGMRNKAKSSLAAMPLKEKQVEPEVPRTPRGQGLNPGAQERQPLTEGLRVIVIKPQHHRTPMGDRKQLDVADQRIWFEGLPTRIHLPAPRVMCRPSTLRWVKRRCTRFCSASLEMPMWRPYKVGDVTWMGARGANRGWRSRNQLKGRDEWGNSRVYK encoded by the exons ATGAGTCCATCAGCAAAGAAAAGGCCCAAGAATAGCAGGGTTTCCAAG ATGCATGATGAGAAACCACAGGACAAGACAGAGCAGCCTGTGAGCAAAGTAATTGAGAGGAACCGTCTGAGAATG GTGTTAAAAAACTTGTCACTCTTGAAGCTACTCAAGGGCTCGAACCGTCGGATCCAAGAACTGCATAACCTGGCCAAAAGGTGTTGGAATTCACTGCTCAGTGTTCCAAAGATGCTCCGCATCTCCTCTGG GGAAAACAGTGCCTGCAATAAAGTGGAACAAAATAAGGAAGAGTTCCAGGAGGTCGGGTGCTCCAAGAAGGAACTCAGGTCCAAGAGATTAGAGTCTACAGAGGACTCTAAGAAAAAAGAGTACAAGGAATGGAAGCCCCAGGTGCAGTCAGGGATGAGGAACAAGGCAAAATCATCATTGGCAGCAATGCCATTAAAAGAAAAGCAGGTAGAGCCCGAGGTTCCAAGGACACCGAGGGGTCAaggcttgaaccctggagcccaggagaggcAACCACTCACTGAGGGCCTCCGAGTCATCGTCATTAAGCCCCAGCACCACAGAACTCCCATGGGGGATAGGAAGCAGCTGGATGTGGCCGACCAGAGGATCTGGTTTGAGGGTCTGCCCACACGAATCCACCTCCCAGCACCCCGGGTGATGTGCAGACCCTCCACCCTACGTTGGGTCAAGCGCCGCTGCACCCGCTTCTGCTCCGCATCACTTGAAATGCCTATGTGGCGTCCATACAAGGTGG GTGATGTGACCTGGATGGGAGCCAGAGGTGCGAATAGAGGGTGGAGATCGCGCAATCAGCTGAAGGGGAGGGATGAGTGGGGAAATTCACGAGTCTACAAATAA
- the TP53TG5 gene encoding TP53-target gene 5 protein isoform X1 has product MSPSAKKRPKNSRVSKMHDEKPQDKTEQPVSKVIERNRLRMVLKNLSLLKLLKGSNRRIQELHNLAKRCWNSLLSVPKMLRISSGENSACNKVEQNKEEFQEVGCSKKELRSKRLESTEDSKKKEYKEWKPQVQSGMRNKAKSSLAAMPLKEKQVEPEVPRTPRGQGLNPGAQERQPLTEGLRVIVIKPQHHRTPMGDRKQLDVADQRIWFEGLPTRIHLPAPRVMCRPSTLRWVKRRCTRFCSASLEMPMWRPYKVGVTTPLPGQVRCKPQARPRAGPQSQGSGSGVLSGVWLTVL; this is encoded by the exons ATGAGTCCATCAGCAAAGAAAAGGCCCAAGAATAGCAGGGTTTCCAAG ATGCATGATGAGAAACCACAGGACAAGACAGAGCAGCCTGTGAGCAAAGTAATTGAGAGGAACCGTCTGAGAATG GTGTTAAAAAACTTGTCACTCTTGAAGCTACTCAAGGGCTCGAACCGTCGGATCCAAGAACTGCATAACCTGGCCAAAAGGTGTTGGAATTCACTGCTCAGTGTTCCAAAGATGCTCCGCATCTCCTCTGG GGAAAACAGTGCCTGCAATAAAGTGGAACAAAATAAGGAAGAGTTCCAGGAGGTCGGGTGCTCCAAGAAGGAACTCAGGTCCAAGAGATTAGAGTCTACAGAGGACTCTAAGAAAAAAGAGTACAAGGAATGGAAGCCCCAGGTGCAGTCAGGGATGAGGAACAAGGCAAAATCATCATTGGCAGCAATGCCATTAAAAGAAAAGCAGGTAGAGCCCGAGGTTCCAAGGACACCGAGGGGTCAaggcttgaaccctggagcccaggagaggcAACCACTCACTGAGGGCCTCCGAGTCATCGTCATTAAGCCCCAGCACCACAGAACTCCCATGGGGGATAGGAAGCAGCTGGATGTGGCCGACCAGAGGATCTGGTTTGAGGGTCTGCCCACACGAATCCACCTCCCAGCACCCCGGGTGATGTGCAGACCCTCCACCCTACGTTGGGTCAAGCGCCGCTGCACCCGCTTCTGCTCCGCATCACTTGAAATGCCTATGTGGCGTCCATACAAGGTGGGTGTCACAACACCACTGCCAGGCCAGGTGAGATGCAAGCCCCAAGCCAGGCCCAGAGCTGGGCCCCAGAGTCAAGGCTCAGGATCTGGAGTCTTGAGTGGTGTGTGGCTGACAGTGCTGTGA
- the TP53TG5 gene encoding TP53-target gene 5 protein isoform X2 translates to MSPSAKKRPKNSRVSKMHDEKPQDKTEQPVSKVIERNRLRMVLKNLSLLKLLKGSNRRIQELHNLAKRCWNSLLSVPKMLRISSGENSACNKVEQNKEEFQEVGCSKKELRSKRLESTEDSKKKEYKEWKPQVQSGMRNKAKSSLAAMPLKEKQVEPEVPRTPRGQGLNPGAQERQPLTEGLRVIVIKPQHHRTPMGDRKQLDVADQRIWFEGLPTRIHLPAPRVMCRPSTLRWVKRRCTRFCSASLEMPMWRPYKHPCPCGRSPNDQRPPGTALAPNTEVSAGR, encoded by the exons ATGAGTCCATCAGCAAAGAAAAGGCCCAAGAATAGCAGGGTTTCCAAG ATGCATGATGAGAAACCACAGGACAAGACAGAGCAGCCTGTGAGCAAAGTAATTGAGAGGAACCGTCTGAGAATG GTGTTAAAAAACTTGTCACTCTTGAAGCTACTCAAGGGCTCGAACCGTCGGATCCAAGAACTGCATAACCTGGCCAAAAGGTGTTGGAATTCACTGCTCAGTGTTCCAAAGATGCTCCGCATCTCCTCTGG GGAAAACAGTGCCTGCAATAAAGTGGAACAAAATAAGGAAGAGTTCCAGGAGGTCGGGTGCTCCAAGAAGGAACTCAGGTCCAAGAGATTAGAGTCTACAGAGGACTCTAAGAAAAAAGAGTACAAGGAATGGAAGCCCCAGGTGCAGTCAGGGATGAGGAACAAGGCAAAATCATCATTGGCAGCAATGCCATTAAAAGAAAAGCAGGTAGAGCCCGAGGTTCCAAGGACACCGAGGGGTCAaggcttgaaccctggagcccaggagaggcAACCACTCACTGAGGGCCTCCGAGTCATCGTCATTAAGCCCCAGCACCACAGAACTCCCATGGGGGATAGGAAGCAGCTGGATGTGGCCGACCAGAGGATCTGGTTTGAGGGTCTGCCCACACGAATCCACCTCCCAGCACCCCGGGTGATGTGCAGACCCTCCACCCTACGTTGGGTCAAGCGCCGCTGCACCCGCTTCTGCTCCGCATCACTTGAAATGCCTATGTGGCGTCCATACAAG CACCCTTGTCCCTGCGGCCGCTCCCCAAACGACCAGCGCCCCCCGGGGACAGCCTTAGCGCCTAACACCGAGGTCTCTGCTGGCAGGTGA
- the TP53TG5 gene encoding TP53-target gene 5 protein isoform X3 yields MSPSAKKRPKNSRVSKMHDEKPQDKTEQPVSKVIERNRLRMVLKNLSLLKLLKGSNRRIQELHNLAKRCWNSLLSVPKMLRISSGENSACNKVEQNKEEFQEVGCSKKELRSKRLESTEDSKKKEYKEWKPQVQSGMRNKAKSSLAAMPLKEKQVEPEVPRTPRGQGLNPGAQERQPLTEGLRVIVIKPQHHRTPMGDRKQLDVADQRIWFEGLPTRIHLPAPRVMCRPSTLRWVKRRCTRFCSASLEMPMWRPYKVM; encoded by the exons ATGAGTCCATCAGCAAAGAAAAGGCCCAAGAATAGCAGGGTTTCCAAG ATGCATGATGAGAAACCACAGGACAAGACAGAGCAGCCTGTGAGCAAAGTAATTGAGAGGAACCGTCTGAGAATG GTGTTAAAAAACTTGTCACTCTTGAAGCTACTCAAGGGCTCGAACCGTCGGATCCAAGAACTGCATAACCTGGCCAAAAGGTGTTGGAATTCACTGCTCAGTGTTCCAAAGATGCTCCGCATCTCCTCTGG GGAAAACAGTGCCTGCAATAAAGTGGAACAAAATAAGGAAGAGTTCCAGGAGGTCGGGTGCTCCAAGAAGGAACTCAGGTCCAAGAGATTAGAGTCTACAGAGGACTCTAAGAAAAAAGAGTACAAGGAATGGAAGCCCCAGGTGCAGTCAGGGATGAGGAACAAGGCAAAATCATCATTGGCAGCAATGCCATTAAAAGAAAAGCAGGTAGAGCCCGAGGTTCCAAGGACACCGAGGGGTCAaggcttgaaccctggagcccaggagaggcAACCACTCACTGAGGGCCTCCGAGTCATCGTCATTAAGCCCCAGCACCACAGAACTCCCATGGGGGATAGGAAGCAGCTGGATGTGGCCGACCAGAGGATCTGGTTTGAGGGTCTGCCCACACGAATCCACCTCCCAGCACCCCGGGTGATGTGCAGACCCTCCACCCTACGTTGGGTCAAGCGCCGCTGCACCCGCTTCTGCTCCGCATCACTTGAAATGCCTATGTGGCGTCCATACAAG GTGATGTGA